One window of the Peromyscus maniculatus bairdii isolate BWxNUB_F1_BW_parent chromosome 18, HU_Pman_BW_mat_3.1, whole genome shotgun sequence genome contains the following:
- the Cry1 gene encoding cryptochrome-1 isoform X1, which produces MGVNAVHWFRKGLRLHDNPALKECIQGADTIRCVYILDPWFAGSSNVGINRWRFLLQCLEDLDSNLRKLNSRLFVIRGQPADVFPRLFKEWNITKLSIEYDSEPFGKERDAAIKKLATEAGVEVIVRISHTLYDLDKIIELNGGQPPLTYKRFQTLVSKMEPLEMPAETITSDVIGKCMTPLSDDHDEKYGVPSLEELGFDTDGLSSAVWPGGETEALTRLERHLERKAWVANFERPRMNANSLLASPTGLSPYLRFGCLSCRLFYFKLTDLYKKVKKNSSPPLSLYGQLLWREFFYTAATNNPRFDKMEGNPICVQIPWDKNPEALAKWAEGRTGFPWIDAIMTQLRQEGWIHHLARHAVACFLTRGDLWISWEEGMKVFEELLLDADWSINAGSWMWLSCSSFFQQFFHCYCPVGFGRRTDPNGDYIRRYLPVLRGFPAKYIYDPWNAPEGIQKVAKCLIGVNYPKPMVNHAEASRLNIERMKQIYQQLSRYRGLGLLASVPSNPNGNGGLMGYAPGENVPSCSTGGSCSQGSGILHHAHGDSQQPHLHKQGRSSVGPGLGNGKRPSQEEDTQSVGPKVQRQSSN; this is translated from the exons ATTTTTGCTTCAGTGTCTTGAGGATCTTGATTCCAATCTACGAAAATTAAATTCTCGTCTGTTTGTGATTCGTGGACAGCCAGCTGATGTGTTTCCCAGGCTTTTCAag gAGTGGAACATTACTAAACTTTCCATTGAGTATGATTCTGAGCCTTTTGGGAAGGAACGAGATGCAGCTATCAAAAAGCTGGCCACGGAGGCTGGAGTGGAAGTCATCGTGCGCATTTCACACACACTGTACGACCTGGACAA GATCATAGAACTCAATGGTGGACAACCACCTCTAACTTATAAAAGATTCCAGACTCTTGTCAGCAAAATGGAGCCATTGGAGATGCCCGCAGAGACCATCACTTCAGATGTGATAGGAAAGTGCATGACCCCTTTGTCTGATGACCATGATGAGAAATACGGAGTCCCTTCTCTGGAAGAGCTAG gCTTTGATACAGATGGCTTGTCCTCTGCAGTGTGGCCAGGAGGAGAAACTGAAGCACTCACCCGTCTGGAAAGGCATTTGGAAAGAAAG GCCTGGGTGGCAAACTTTGAAAGACCTCGAATGAACGCAAATTCCCTGCTTGCAAGCCCAACTGGACTCAGTCCTTATCTCCGATTTGGTTGTTTATCATGTCGGCTATTTTATTTCAAACTAACAGATCTCTACAAAAAG GTAAAGAAAAATagttctcctcccctttctctttatgGGCAACTTCTGTGGCGTGAATTTTTCTATACAGCAGCAACAAACAACCCACGCTTTGATAAAATGGAAGGGAACCCCATCTGTGTTCAGATCCCATGGGATAAGAATCCCGAGGCTCTGGCCAAATGGGCAGAAGGCCGGACAGGCTTTCCATGGATCGACGCCATCATGACGCAGCTGCGGCAGGAGGGCTGGATCCACCATTTAGCCAGACATGCGGTTGCGTGTTTCCTAACACGTGGTGACCTGTGGATCAGTTGGGAAGAAGGGATGAAG GTCTTTGAAGAACTGCTGCTTGACGCCGACTGGAGCATAAACGCTGGGAGCTGGATGTGGCTGTCCTGTAGCTCCTTCTTCCAGCAGTTCTTCCACTGCTACTGCCCTGTCGGCTTCGGGCGGAGGACAGACCCCAACGGAGACTACATCAG GCGTTATTTGCCTGTCCTGAGAGGCTTCCCTGCAAAGTATATCTACGATCCTTGGAATGCACCAGAAGGTATCCAGAAGGTAGCCAAATGCTTAATAGGAGTCAATTACCCCAAACCAATGGTGAACCATGCTGAGGCAAGCCGTTTGAATATTGAAAGAATGAAGCAGATCTATCAGCAGCTTTCCCGGTACAGAGGGCTAG GTCTTCTCGCATCCGTCCCTTCTAATCCTAACGGGAATGGAGGGCTCATGGGCTATGCTCCTGGAGAAAACGTCCCAAGCTGTAGCACTGGTGGAA GTTGCTCTCAAGGAAGTGGGATTTTACATCACGCTCATGGAGACAGTCAGCAACCTCACCTGCACAAGCAAG GAAGAAGCTCCGTGGGCCCTGGCCTCGGCAACGGGAAGCGCCCTAGTCAGGAAGAAGACACACAGAGTGTTGGTCCCAAAGTCCAGCGACAGAGCAGTAACTGA
- the Cry1 gene encoding cryptochrome-1 isoform X2 has translation MGVNAVHWFRKGLRLHDNPALKECIQGADTIRCVYILDPWFAGSSNVGINRWRFLLQCLEDLDSNLRKLNSRLFVIRGQPADVFPRLFKEWNITKLSIEYDSEPFGKERDAAIKKLATEAGVEVIVRISHTLYDLDKIIELNGGQPPLTYKRFQTLVSKMEPLEMPAETITSDVIGKCMTPLSDDHDEKYGVPSLEELGFDTDGLSSAVWPGGETEALTRLERHLERKAWVANFERPRMNANSLLASPTGLSPYLRFGCLSCRLFYFKLTDLYKKVKKNSSPPLSLYGQLLWREFFYTAATNNPRFDKMEGNPICVQIPWDKNPEALAKWAEGRTGFPWIDAIMTQLRQEGWIHHLARHAVACFLTRGDLWISWEEGMKVFEELLLDADWSINAGSWMWLSCSSFFQQFFHCYCPVGFGRRTDPNGDYIRRYLPVLRGFPAKYIYDPWNAPEGIQKVAKCLIGVNYPKPMVNHAEASRLNIERMKQIYQQLSRYRGLGLLASVPSNPNGNGGLMGYAPGENVPSCSTGGSCSQGSGILHHAHGDSQQPHLHKQEAPWALASATGSALVRKKTHRVLVPKSSDRAVTDMKACRRSSGAAEIGGKVSTLH, from the exons ATTTTTGCTTCAGTGTCTTGAGGATCTTGATTCCAATCTACGAAAATTAAATTCTCGTCTGTTTGTGATTCGTGGACAGCCAGCTGATGTGTTTCCCAGGCTTTTCAag gAGTGGAACATTACTAAACTTTCCATTGAGTATGATTCTGAGCCTTTTGGGAAGGAACGAGATGCAGCTATCAAAAAGCTGGCCACGGAGGCTGGAGTGGAAGTCATCGTGCGCATTTCACACACACTGTACGACCTGGACAA GATCATAGAACTCAATGGTGGACAACCACCTCTAACTTATAAAAGATTCCAGACTCTTGTCAGCAAAATGGAGCCATTGGAGATGCCCGCAGAGACCATCACTTCAGATGTGATAGGAAAGTGCATGACCCCTTTGTCTGATGACCATGATGAGAAATACGGAGTCCCTTCTCTGGAAGAGCTAG gCTTTGATACAGATGGCTTGTCCTCTGCAGTGTGGCCAGGAGGAGAAACTGAAGCACTCACCCGTCTGGAAAGGCATTTGGAAAGAAAG GCCTGGGTGGCAAACTTTGAAAGACCTCGAATGAACGCAAATTCCCTGCTTGCAAGCCCAACTGGACTCAGTCCTTATCTCCGATTTGGTTGTTTATCATGTCGGCTATTTTATTTCAAACTAACAGATCTCTACAAAAAG GTAAAGAAAAATagttctcctcccctttctctttatgGGCAACTTCTGTGGCGTGAATTTTTCTATACAGCAGCAACAAACAACCCACGCTTTGATAAAATGGAAGGGAACCCCATCTGTGTTCAGATCCCATGGGATAAGAATCCCGAGGCTCTGGCCAAATGGGCAGAAGGCCGGACAGGCTTTCCATGGATCGACGCCATCATGACGCAGCTGCGGCAGGAGGGCTGGATCCACCATTTAGCCAGACATGCGGTTGCGTGTTTCCTAACACGTGGTGACCTGTGGATCAGTTGGGAAGAAGGGATGAAG GTCTTTGAAGAACTGCTGCTTGACGCCGACTGGAGCATAAACGCTGGGAGCTGGATGTGGCTGTCCTGTAGCTCCTTCTTCCAGCAGTTCTTCCACTGCTACTGCCCTGTCGGCTTCGGGCGGAGGACAGACCCCAACGGAGACTACATCAG GCGTTATTTGCCTGTCCTGAGAGGCTTCCCTGCAAAGTATATCTACGATCCTTGGAATGCACCAGAAGGTATCCAGAAGGTAGCCAAATGCTTAATAGGAGTCAATTACCCCAAACCAATGGTGAACCATGCTGAGGCAAGCCGTTTGAATATTGAAAGAATGAAGCAGATCTATCAGCAGCTTTCCCGGTACAGAGGGCTAG GTCTTCTCGCATCCGTCCCTTCTAATCCTAACGGGAATGGAGGGCTCATGGGCTATGCTCCTGGAGAAAACGTCCCAAGCTGTAGCACTGGTGGAA GTTGCTCTCAAGGAAGTGGGATTTTACATCACGCTCATGGAGACAGTCAGCAACCTCACCTGCACAAGCAAG AAGCTCCGTGGGCCCTGGCCTCGGCAACGGGAAGCGCCCTAGTCAGGAAGAAGACACACAGAGTGTTGGTCCCAAAGTCCAGCGACAGAGCAGTAACTGATATG AAAGCTTGCAGGAGGAGTTCTGGCGCAGCTGAAATTGGTGGGAAAGTCAGTACtcttcattaa